CCATTACCCATTTGTCCTTAAAAATATGGATGCGGTAGGCGTTGTATTTTGACTGGTCCAGAAATTTATAGACTACATTTCCACTTGTTAAAGAGATTTGATATTCACTGGAATATCCTCCCATAATAATGGCAACATTTTTCATTTTGCTACGTTTGAATTATTAGTTAAGTATATTACAAAAGTATTATTATTTGTTGAATCATTCCGGATTGAATAATAAAATATAAGGCTTTAAAGAAAGTAAAAACCTTTAGTATTTTATATATTTGCCAAAATTCGATTATTTATGAGTTGGAAAAAGTTTTTAACCAGTTTTACATTCTTTAAAAATTTAGCATTAGCACTGATTATCCTGATTGTATTTGTGGTATTAGTGATGCAATGGTTAGGATATGCTACCAATCACGGGGAAGAAATTCCGGTTCCTAATTTGTCAAAAATGACTATTGATAAAGCAGAGGAGAAGTTAAATGACATTGATTTGGAAATTCATTTACTCGATACTGTTGATTTCAAAGCCGATTTCCCGCCTTATTCTATAGTAGAGCAGGATCCATTGCCGGGAGTAACGGTAAAAGACGGCAGAAAAGTGTATGTTAAGATTAACTCTGGCGGTTACTCGCAAGTGACCATGCCGGATCTTATCCAGAAAACATACCGTCAGTCGCTGTCAACTTTACGGGCTTTAGGTCTGGAAGAAGGAAACGTGAAATATGTTCCGTATATGGCTAAAGATGTTGTTTTGGAGATGAAACAGGGTGGAAAACAGTTAAAAGCCGGCGATAAAGTATTGAAAGCTTCAAAAATCGATTTGGTTTTGGGAGACGGTAAAACAGGATTTGTAGAGGAAACAGCAACGGATAGTATTCCTGTAAAAGAAAATACAACAGAAAGTAATGCAGAATAATAATATAAACGAAGAAGCCGATTTAGACGGTGAATTATTTGAACATTATCGTTTTGAAGCGGCAAAAGGGCAGGCTCCTTTGCGTGTGGATAAATTTTTAATGAATCTTGTTGAGAATGCAACAAGAAATAAAATCCAGCAGGCGGCAACAAATGGTAACATTTTTGTGAACGATATCCCTGTTAAATCCAATTATAAAGTAAAAGCATTTGATGTGGTGCGTGTGTTAATGGAACAGCCGCCGTTTGAAAATGTGATTATTCCGGAGAATATTCCGCTGGATATTGTTTTTGAAGACGATCAATTGCTGGTAATCAATAAACCTGCCGGACTGGTAGTCCATCCGGGACACGGTAACTATACCGGAACTCTGGTAAATGCGCTGGCTTATCATTTTGAGAACCTGCCGCTAAACAGCAGTGAGCGTCCGGGATTGGTACACCGTATTGATAAAGATACTACCGGATTGTTAGTGGTCGCCAAAACGGATATGGCGATGGCTTACTTGACGAAACAGTTTGCCGATAAAACTTCCGAAAGAGAATATGTTGCCCTGGTTTGGGGGAATATTGAAGAGGAGGAAGGAACGATTGAAGGCTATATCGGACGTCACATGAAAGACCGTATGCAAATGTCGGTTTATGACAGTGAAGAGTTTGGAAAACATGCGGTAACGCATTATAAGGTGTTGGAACGGTTCGGATATGTAACATTGGTTTCCTGTATACTGGAAACAGGGCGTACCCATCAGATCCGTGCCCACATGAAATATATCGGACATACCTTATTTAACGATGAGCGTTATGGCGGACACCTGATTTTGAAAGGTACTACCTTTACAAAATACAAACAGTTTATTGACAACTGTTTTAAGACTTTGCCAAGACAGGCACTGCATGCTAAAACATTAGGCTTCGAGCATCCGGTAACCAAAGAGTTTATGCGATTTGATACCGAATTGCCGCAGGATATGCAGGAATGTATTGAAAAATGGAGAGTGTACTCCAAATCCCATACTGTGGAAGAAGAAGAGTAATAAGTACATTGATATAAAAAATAAGGCGGGCAAATTTATTTTGCCCGCCTTATTTTTTATATCAAATCAAATCCCATATCTCAAACTTCGTATCTCATATATCTCAAATCAAACGTCATATATCAAATATCTCAAATCAGTCCTCTACTATTTAAAAACGCCCCGATGATTCGGGGCGTTTTTGTTTTTATTTGTTTTTATTGTCGATCCATTTACGGGCATTTACAAATGCTTCGTGCCATGGCGATACTTCATCCTGCTGTCCTGCCGGATAATGTGCCCAGTTCCAAGGGAACGTGGAACGTTCGATATGCGGCATCATTACCAGGTGACGACCGGTAGTGTCGCACATCATTGCAGTATTGTAATCCGAACCGTTTGGATTTGCCGGATAGCTGTCGTAAGCATATTTGGAAACAATATTGTACTGTTCTTCTGCATACGGTAATTTGAATTTTCCTTCACCGTGTGAAACCCAAACCCCTAATGTGCTTCCTGCTAATGTGGATAACATTACCGAGTTGTTTGGCTGAACGGTAACGGAAGTAAAGATACTTTCGTGTTTTGCACTTGTATTGTGGTGCATTTTTCCGTGTATTTCGTGTTCCGGGTTGACTAATTCCAGCTCCATAAATAACTGGCAGCCGTTACAGATACCTACCGAAAGCGTATTGTCGCGCTTAAAGAAGTTTTTCAATGCCGTATTGGCTTTTTCATTGTATAGGAAAGCACCGGCCCAGCCTTTGGCAGAACCTAAAACATCTGAGTTGGAGAAACCTCCTACGGCACCGATAAACTGGATATCTTCCAATGTTTCACGCCCGGTAATCAGGTCGGTCATGTGCACGTCTTTTACGTCAAATCCGGCTAAATACATCGCATTTGCCATTTCACGCTCGGAGTTACTTCCTTTCTCACGGATGATAGCGGCTTTCGGACGTGGTTTTGATGCGTCGATAACCGGTTTCTTACCGTCGAAATGTAACGGGAAAGTATAGTTTAGCGGCTGGTTTTTATAATTGTTATAACGTTCCTGCGCCATTCCGTTTTTAGACTGTTTCTGGTCTAAAAGGAAAGAGGTTTTGTACCAGGTATCTCTCAGTTCTGTAACATTGAATGCAAAAACGTCTTCATTATTGGTAATGGTTACGGTATTGATTTCCGTTACCTCACCAATTTTAAAGAATTCAATACCGTTGTTGTTTAGCACTGTTTCAGCTTCAGCATCTGCCTGGAAAACCAATCCGATGTTTTCGTTGAATAGGGCTTTAACGGTATCCTGTTCTTGTAAAGAGGATAAATCGTAAGCAGCACCCAGATTTACATCTGCAAAACACATTTCCAAAAGGGTAGTGATTAAACCGCCGCTTCCGATGTCGTGTCCGGCTTTAATGTTACCGGCCTTGATTAAATCCTGGATAGTATTGAATGCCTTTTTGAAATAACCGGCATTGGTGATCGTTGGTACTTCTTCACCGATTTTATTTAAAATCTGTGCAAAAGAAGAACCACCTAATTTAAAGCTGTCCTGAGACAGGTTGATATAATAAATGCTTCCGCCGTTTCGTTGTAAAACAGGCTCCACAATTTTAGTAATGTCAGCACAATTTCCTCCGGCAGAAATAATAACCGTTCCCGGTGCAATTACTTCGTCGTTCGGATATTTTTGTTTCATGGAAAGGGAGTCTTTCCCGGTTGGAATATTGATACCCAATTCGATAGCAAAATCGGAACAGCCTTTTACCGCTTCATATAAACGGGCGTCTTCGCCTTCGTTTTTACAAGCCCACATCCAGTTAGCAGATAATGAAACACTTTTCAGTCCGTCTTTTAACGGTGCCCAGACAATGTTTGATAAAGCTTCTGCGATAGCGTTACGGCTACCTGCTACCGGATTAACCAAAGCCGAAACCGGCGAATGCCCGATAGTGGTCGCAACCCCTTCTTTTCCCTGGAAATCCAAAGCCATTACACCCACGTTGTTTAATGGTAACTGTAATGGTCCGGCACATTGCTGTTTGGCAACACGTCCGCCCACACAACGGTCTACTTTATTGGTCAGCCAGTCTTTTGACGCTACGGCTTCCAATTGTAAAACCTGGTTTAAATAGGCCGGGATATTGGCTGTTGTATACTCTAAATCCTGATATTTTCTGTCGATGGTGCTGTCGTTCATGATCACTTTCGGAGAACTTCCAAACATGTCTTCCAAAGCAAAATCCATTGGTTTGGCACCCGTAGAAGCCGATTCGAAAGTAAAACGATGATCGCCGGTTACGTCACCCACAGCATACATTGGCGAACGTTCCCTGTCGGCAATACGCTGTAGCGTTTCCAAATCTTTTTCACCGATAACCAATCCCATACGTTCCTGTGATTCGTTTCCGATGATTTCTTTAGCAGAAAGAGTAGGATCACCAACAGGAAGTTTGTCTAAATCGATTTTTCCTCCGGTTTCTTCCACTAATTCCGATAGACAGTTCAAATGTCCGCCGGCACCGTGATCGTGGATGGAAACAATAGGATTGTGATCGCTTTCCACTAATCCGCGAACGGCATTGGCAGCACGTTTCTGCATTTCCGGATTGGAACGCTGGATCGCATTTAATTCAATTCCTGAACCGAAAGCTCCGGTATCTGCCGATGAAACAGCAGCACCACCCATTCCGATTCTGTAATTTTCACCACCTAAAATGACTACTTTGTCACCTACAGCGGGTTTTTGTT
This region of Flavobacterium inviolabile genomic DNA includes:
- a CDS encoding PASTA domain-containing protein; protein product: MSWKKFLTSFTFFKNLALALIILIVFVVLVMQWLGYATNHGEEIPVPNLSKMTIDKAEEKLNDIDLEIHLLDTVDFKADFPPYSIVEQDPLPGVTVKDGRKVYVKINSGGYSQVTMPDLIQKTYRQSLSTLRALGLEEGNVKYVPYMAKDVVLEMKQGGKQLKAGDKVLKASKIDLVLGDGKTGFVEETATDSIPVKENTTESNAE
- a CDS encoding RluA family pseudouridine synthase produces the protein MQNNNINEEADLDGELFEHYRFEAAKGQAPLRVDKFLMNLVENATRNKIQQAATNGNIFVNDIPVKSNYKVKAFDVVRVLMEQPPFENVIIPENIPLDIVFEDDQLLVINKPAGLVVHPGHGNYTGTLVNALAYHFENLPLNSSERPGLVHRIDKDTTGLLVVAKTDMAMAYLTKQFADKTSEREYVALVWGNIEEEEGTIEGYIGRHMKDRMQMSVYDSEEFGKHAVTHYKVLERFGYVTLVSCILETGRTHQIRAHMKYIGHTLFNDERYGGHLILKGTTFTKYKQFIDNCFKTLPRQALHAKTLGFEHPVTKEFMRFDTELPQDMQECIEKWRVYSKSHTVEEEE
- the purL gene encoding phosphoribosylformylglycinamidine synthase, with product MIHFFGNQTNTVFAVQSQSELSAQDITKLNWLFASATENPCTVLNDTKASLDAFFVGPRAAMITPWSTNAVEITQNMGISGIIRIEEFEKVTEDFNDFDPMLFQKYTALHQDIYTINIQPEPILEIEDIAAYNQKEGLALSQEEVDYLNNLAVKLGRKLTDSEVFGFSQVNSEHCRHKIFNGTFVIDGEEKPTSLFKLIKKTSETHPNDIVSAYKDNVAFVKGPRVQQFAPKTADKPDFYAIQEFDSVISLKAETHNFPTTVEPFNGAATGSGGEIRDRLAGGQGSLPLAGTAVYMTSYSRLEENRPWENAMNERKWLYQTPMDILIKASNGASDFGNKFGQPLITGSVLTFEHEEDARKLGFDKVIMLAGGIGYGKESQAKKQKPAVGDKVVILGGENYRIGMGGAAVSSADTGAFGSGIELNAIQRSNPEMQKRAANAVRGLVESDHNPIVSIHDHGAGGHLNCLSELVEETGGKIDLDKLPVGDPTLSAKEIIGNESQERMGLVIGEKDLETLQRIADRERSPMYAVGDVTGDHRFTFESASTGAKPMDFALEDMFGSSPKVIMNDSTIDRKYQDLEYTTANIPAYLNQVLQLEAVASKDWLTNKVDRCVGGRVAKQQCAGPLQLPLNNVGVMALDFQGKEGVATTIGHSPVSALVNPVAGSRNAIAEALSNIVWAPLKDGLKSVSLSANWMWACKNEGEDARLYEAVKGCSDFAIELGINIPTGKDSLSMKQKYPNDEVIAPGTVIISAGGNCADITKIVEPVLQRNGGSIYYINLSQDSFKLGGSSFAQILNKIGEEVPTITNAGYFKKAFNTIQDLIKAGNIKAGHDIGSGGLITTLLEMCFADVNLGAAYDLSSLQEQDTVKALFNENIGLVFQADAEAETVLNNNGIEFFKIGEVTEINTVTITNNEDVFAFNVTELRDTWYKTSFLLDQKQSKNGMAQERYNNYKNQPLNYTFPLHFDGKKPVIDASKPRPKAAIIREKGSNSEREMANAMYLAGFDVKDVHMTDLITGRETLEDIQFIGAVGGFSNSDVLGSAKGWAGAFLYNEKANTALKNFFKRDNTLSVGICNGCQLFMELELVNPEHEIHGKMHHNTSAKHESIFTSVTVQPNNSVMLSTLAGSTLGVWVSHGEGKFKLPYAEEQYNIVSKYAYDSYPANPNGSDYNTAMMCDTTGRHLVMMPHIERSTFPWNWAHYPAGQQDEVSPWHEAFVNARKWIDNKNK